A window of the Polaribacter batillariae genome harbors these coding sequences:
- the lysA gene encoding diaminopimelate decarboxylase: MERTQLLELANKYGSPLYVYDTDKIASQYKRLTSAFNAVDNLKLNYAVKALSNVNILKFLTNLGAGLDTVSIQEVQLSLTTGIDPKNIIYTPNGVSLQEIEEVAKLGVQINIDNLSILELFGQKHPEIPVCVRINPHIMAGGNSKISVGHIDSKFGISIHQVPHIKRVVENTGMNINGIHMHTGSDILDIDTFLRASEILFDVAKQFKNIDFIDFGSGFKVPYKEGDISTDIEQLGIQLSERFNEFCTEYGKEITLMFEPGKFLVSEAGSFLAKVNVVKQTTSTVFAHVDSGFNHLVRPMMYDSYHHITNISNPKGRDRYYSVVGYICETDTFGSNRRIAEISEEDVLCFHNAGAYCFSMASNYNSRYLPAEVMVVDGKDYLIRKRQTIQDILHNQQVVDFAPKSKTKKEKVTA, from the coding sequence GTGGAAAGAACACAACTTTTAGAATTAGCAAATAAATACGGAAGTCCTTTATACGTTTACGATACAGATAAAATTGCCTCTCAATACAAACGATTAACGAGTGCATTTAATGCGGTTGATAATTTAAAACTAAATTATGCCGTAAAAGCATTATCGAACGTAAATATTTTAAAATTTTTAACCAATTTAGGGGCTGGTTTAGATACGGTTTCTATACAAGAAGTGCAATTGAGTTTAACTACTGGAATTGACCCTAAAAATATTATTTACACACCCAATGGTGTTTCTCTTCAAGAAATCGAAGAAGTTGCAAAATTAGGGGTTCAAATTAATATCGATAACCTTTCTATTTTAGAATTATTTGGGCAAAAACATCCAGAAATTCCTGTTTGTGTTCGTATCAATCCGCATATTATGGCTGGAGGGAATTCTAAAATTTCTGTAGGTCATATCGATTCTAAATTCGGAATTTCCATCCATCAAGTTCCTCACATTAAAAGAGTGGTAGAAAATACAGGCATGAATATCAACGGAATTCATATGCACACAGGATCGGATATTTTAGATATCGACACTTTTTTACGTGCCTCAGAAATTTTATTTGATGTGGCAAAACAATTTAAAAATATCGATTTTATAGACTTTGGTAGTGGCTTTAAAGTACCTTATAAAGAAGGCGATATTTCTACGGATATCGAACAATTAGGTATTCAACTATCAGAAAGATTTAACGAATTTTGTACAGAATATGGAAAAGAAATTACCTTAATGTTCGAACCAGGAAAATTTTTGGTATCAGAAGCTGGCTCTTTTTTAGCAAAAGTAAACGTGGTAAAACAAACCACCTCTACTGTTTTTGCACATGTAGATTCTGGTTTTAATCATTTAGTAAGACCCATGATGTACGATTCGTACCATCATATTACAAACATTTCTAACCCTAAAGGAAGAGACCGTTATTATTCGGTTGTAGGTTATATTTGTGAAACAGATACTTTTGGTTCTAACAGAAGAATTGCAGAAATTTCTGAAGAAGATGTACTGTGTTTCCACAATGCTGGTGCTTACTGTTTTTCTATGGCATCTAATTACAACTCTCGTTATTTACCTGCAGAAGTAATGGTTGTAGATGGAAAAGATTATTTAATTCGAAAAAGACAAACCATTCAAGATATTTTACACAACCAACAAGTGGTAGATTTTGCTCCAAAAAGTAAAACTAAAAAAGAGAAAGTTACCGCTTAA
- a CDS encoding Hsp20/alpha crystallin family protein, producing MLLKKTDFPVLPNVFSDFFRDWSTTNFSDTNTTLPAVNIKENENDFIVEVAVPGMDKKDFKIDLDNDVLTISSEKKTENEKTDDNYTRKEYSYMSFRRSFTLPKGVVDSDKIKANYKNGELKITIPKLEEAKPKPAKLIEVH from the coding sequence ATGTTATTAAAGAAAACAGATTTTCCAGTTTTACCAAATGTCTTTAGCGACTTTTTTAGAGATTGGTCAACAACTAATTTTTCTGACACAAATACTACATTACCGGCTGTAAACATTAAAGAAAATGAAAATGATTTTATAGTAGAAGTGGCTGTGCCAGGAATGGACAAAAAAGACTTTAAGATAGATTTGGACAACGATGTGTTAACAATTTCATCAGAAAAAAAGACAGAAAACGAAAAAACTGATGATAATTACACAAGAAAAGAATATAGTTACATGTCTTTTAGAAGAAGCTTTACACTTCCAAAAGGAGTTGTAGATAGCGACAAAATAAAGGCAAACTATAAAAATGGTGAATTAAAAATTACAATTCCTAAATTAGAGGAAGCAAAACCAAAGCCTGCGAAACTAATTGAAGTTCACTAA
- a CDS encoding type II toxin-antitoxin system HigB family toxin: protein MRVIAKRTLRDFWKKHADCEDQLKSWFRETEKSAWKNINELKNDYPSASILKDNRLVYNIKGNNYRLIVKFNFEYQICWIRFIGTHAEYDNIDANNI, encoded by the coding sequence GTGAGAGTAATAGCGAAACGAACTTTGCGAGATTTTTGGAAAAAACATGCTGACTGTGAAGATCAATTAAAATCTTGGTTTAGAGAAACTGAAAAATCTGCATGGAAAAATATCAATGAATTAAAAAACGATTATCCAAGTGCAAGTATTTTAAAAGACAACAGACTGGTTTATAATATTAAAGGTAATAACTATCGCTTGATTGTAAAATTCAACTTCGAATACCAAATATGCTGGATAAGATTCATTGGAACCCACGCAGAATACGACAACATAGATGCAAATAATATTTAA
- a CDS encoding ORF6N domain-containing protein, translating to MKKEENLLVPDEIISNKIYLIQNQKVMLDRDLAELYQVETRVLKQAVKRKLNRFPEDFMFELTKSEFKNWRSQFVTSNSDKMGLRYAPMVFTEQGVAMLSSVLNSDRAIAVNIKIIRIFTKMRELLNDNLSLRLEIEEIKKKVTNQNKNIELVFSYLDELIDKKENEKERTKIGYKNDKRESK from the coding sequence ATGAAAAAAGAAGAGAACTTATTAGTCCCTGATGAAATTATTTCAAACAAAATTTATTTGATTCAAAATCAAAAAGTAATGTTAGATAGAGATTTGGCGGAATTATATCAAGTGGAAACAAGAGTTTTAAAACAAGCAGTAAAGAGAAAATTAAATCGTTTTCCTGAAGATTTTATGTTTGAATTAACTAAAAGTGAGTTTAAAAATTGGAGATCACAATTTGTGACCTCCAATTCTGACAAGATGGGTTTGCGTTATGCCCCAATGGTTTTTACAGAACAAGGAGTTGCCATGTTATCAAGTGTTTTAAATAGTGATAGAGCTATAGCAGTAAATATTAAAATTATTAGAATTTTTACAAAAATGCGAGAATTATTAAACGATAATTTAAGCTTAAGATTAGAAATAGAAGAGATTAAAAAGAAAGTGACCAACCAAAATAAAAATATAGAATTGGTTTTTTCTTATTTAGATGAATTGATAGATAAAAAAGAAAACGAAAAAGAACGAACAAAAATTGGGTATAAAAACGATAAAAGAGAAAGCAAATAG
- a CDS encoding DNA topoisomerase IV subunit B has protein sequence MSQETKYTEDNIRSLDWKEHIRMRPGMYIGKLGDGSSADDGIYILVKEVLDNSIDEYVMGAGKTIEISIHGSKVTVRDYGRGIPLGKVVDVVSKMNTGGKYDSKAFKKSVGLNGVGTKAVNALSSYFRVESSREGKSASAEFSQGNLENQEFLEETSRRKGTKVQFIPDEAIFKNYKFRNEYVSKMLKNYVYLNPGLTIIFNGEKYFSENGLKDLLEDNNNQDDMLYPIIHLKGDDIEVAITHSKTQYSEEYHSFVNGQHTTQGGTHQAAFREAIVKTVREFYGKNFEASDVRKSIISAIAIKVMEPVFESQTKTKLGSTEMGGDLPTVRTYINDFVKTQLDNYLHKNTEVADKLQKKIMQAEKERKELSGIRKLARDRAKKASLHNKKLRDCRIHLGDTKKEAHLETTLFITEGDSASGSITKSRNVNTQAVFSLKGKPLNSYGLSKKIVYENEEFNLLQAALNIEDGLEDLRYNNIVIATDADVDGMHIRLLLITFFLQFFPELIKEGHLYILETPLFRVRNKKETFYCYSEEEKREAIEKLRGKPEITRFKGLGEISPNEFVHFIGNDIRLDPVMLDKEMSIEQMLEFYMGKNTPDRQKFIIENLKIELDTVEEEM, from the coding sequence ATGAGTCAAGAAACAAAATATACAGAAGATAATATTCGGTCTTTAGATTGGAAAGAGCATATTAGAATGCGTCCAGGAATGTACATTGGAAAATTAGGAGATGGCTCTTCTGCCGACGACGGAATTTATATTTTAGTAAAAGAAGTTTTAGACAATTCTATTGACGAATATGTAATGGGTGCTGGAAAAACCATCGAAATTTCTATTCACGGAAGTAAAGTTACAGTAAGAGATTATGGTCGTGGAATTCCTTTAGGAAAAGTGGTAGATGTAGTTTCTAAGATGAATACTGGTGGAAAATACGATTCGAAAGCCTTTAAAAAATCGGTGGGTTTAAATGGGGTAGGTACAAAAGCGGTAAATGCACTTTCTTCTTATTTTAGGGTAGAATCTTCTCGTGAAGGAAAATCTGCTTCAGCAGAATTTAGTCAGGGAAATTTAGAAAATCAAGAATTTTTAGAAGAAACTTCTCGAAGAAAAGGAACCAAAGTTCAGTTTATTCCAGACGAAGCCATTTTTAAAAATTACAAGTTTAGAAACGAATATGTTTCTAAAATGCTAAAAAATTATGTGTATTTAAACCCAGGTTTAACCATTATTTTTAACGGAGAAAAGTATTTTTCTGAAAACGGATTGAAAGATTTATTGGAAGATAACAACAATCAAGACGATATGTTGTACCCAATAATTCACTTAAAAGGCGATGATATAGAAGTTGCCATTACGCACAGTAAAACACAGTATTCAGAGGAATATCATTCGTTTGTAAATGGGCAACACACCACACAAGGAGGTACACACCAAGCTGCATTTAGAGAAGCCATTGTAAAAACAGTTCGCGAATTTTACGGAAAAAATTTTGAAGCTTCAGATGTAAGAAAATCCATTATTTCTGCCATTGCCATAAAAGTAATGGAACCCGTTTTTGAAAGTCAAACCAAAACCAAACTAGGTTCTACAGAAATGGGTGGAGACTTGCCAACGGTAAGAACGTACATCAACGATTTTGTAAAAACACAATTAGACAATTATTTGCATAAAAATACCGAAGTTGCAGACAAACTTCAGAAAAAAATTATGCAAGCAGAAAAAGAGCGTAAAGAACTTTCTGGAATTCGAAAATTGGCAAGAGACAGAGCTAAAAAAGCAAGTTTACACAACAAAAAATTACGTGATTGTAGAATTCATTTAGGAGATACCAAAAAAGAAGCGCATTTAGAAACCACCTTGTTTATTACAGAGGGAGACTCTGCTTCTGGTTCCATTACAAAATCTAGAAATGTAAATACACAAGCGGTTTTTAGTTTAAAAGGAAAGCCTTTAAATTCGTACGGCTTAAGCAAGAAAATTGTATATGAAAACGAGGAATTTAATTTATTACAAGCCGCTTTAAATATCGAAGATGGTTTAGAAGATTTGCGATACAATAACATTGTAATTGCTACAGATGCCGATGTTGATGGAATGCACATTCGCTTGTTGTTAATTACATTTTTCTTGCAGTTTTTTCCAGAATTAATTAAAGAAGGGCATTTATATATTTTAGAAACTCCGCTCTTTAGAGTAAGAAATAAAAAAGAAACCTTTTATTGTTATTCTGAAGAAGAAAAACGAGAAGCTATAGAGAAATTAAGAGGAAAACCAGAAATAACGCGATTTAAAGGTTTGGGTGAGATTTCGCCAAACGAATTTGTACATTTTATTGGAAACGACATTCGTTTAGACCCTGTAATGTTAGATAAAGAAATGTCTATTGAGCAAATGTTAGAATTCTATATGGGAAAAAATACGCCCGACAGGCAAAAATTTATTATTGAGAATTTAAAAATTGAGTTGGATACTGTAGAGGAGGAAATGTAA
- a CDS encoding Tex family protein, translating to MQLLQYIVQQTQLSKQSIENTILLLNKEATIPFISRYRKEMTGNLDEVEIGEIVKFKELYETLEKRKIAILKALEEQHVLTDELTQKVNNAKDLIALEDVYLPFKKKRKTKAETARLQGLEPLAKMMMSQRVNDLEYTASKYINNDVETIEEALEGARFIIAEWINERTDIRNNIRYQFERFAQISSKVIKTKKEDTSSALSTSSKAQKFKDYFDWSESLNRIPSHRLLAILRAESEGFIRVKLEIDNERVLQKMEDRMIRSQNACSEQIQLAIEDAYKRLLFPSLSNEALSIAKEKADENAILVFTKNLKQLLLGVPLGEKRVLAIDPGFRSGCKVVCLNEQGDLLHNETIFPHAPQNHSFDAIKKISSLAEAYQIEAIAIGNGTASRETEELIKKVHFRNKIDVFVVSEAGASIYSASKIARDEFPNYDVTVRGAVSIGRRLQDPLAELVKIDAKSIGVGQYQHDVDQTKLKKSLDTVVESCVNTVGVNINTASESLLSYVSGIGPKLAENIVQYRNENGAFNSRNEIKKVPRLGGKAFEQAAGFLRIKNGKNPLDDSGVHPESYTIVDKMAKDLKSKVDDLIGNKEIFQKINLQNYISENAGLPTLKDIIKELEKPGVDPRQKAKVFAFDANIKTINDLKTGQLLPGIVNNITNFGCFVDIGIKESGLIHVSNLSDTFVKDVNTIVSLQQQIIVKVLEVDVLRKRIQLALVK from the coding sequence ATGCAACTACTTCAATACATAGTCCAACAAACACAACTTTCTAAACAATCTATAGAAAACACCATTTTATTATTAAATAAAGAGGCAACCATTCCTTTTATCAGCAGATATCGAAAGGAAATGACAGGCAATTTAGACGAAGTTGAAATTGGAGAAATTGTAAAATTCAAAGAACTTTACGAAACTTTAGAAAAACGAAAAATCGCCATTTTGAAAGCGTTAGAAGAACAACATGTTTTAACAGACGAATTAACACAAAAAGTAAACAATGCTAAAGATTTAATTGCTTTAGAAGATGTGTATTTACCTTTTAAAAAGAAACGAAAAACCAAAGCAGAAACCGCACGTTTACAAGGCTTAGAACCACTAGCTAAAATGATGATGAGTCAACGTGTAAATGATTTAGAATATACTGCATCAAAATACATAAATAATGATGTTGAAACCATTGAAGAAGCTTTGGAAGGCGCGCGTTTTATTATTGCCGAATGGATTAATGAACGAACGGATATTAGAAATAATATTCGTTATCAATTTGAACGATTTGCGCAAATTTCATCCAAAGTAATTAAGACTAAAAAAGAGGACACTTCGTCTGCGCTCAGTACAAGTTCCAAAGCACAAAAATTTAAAGATTATTTCGATTGGAGCGAATCTTTAAACAGAATTCCATCACACAGATTGTTGGCTATTTTACGAGCTGAAAGCGAAGGTTTTATTCGTGTAAAATTAGAGATAGATAATGAACGAGTTTTGCAAAAAATGGAAGATCGAATGATTCGTTCGCAAAACGCATGTTCAGAGCAAATTCAGTTAGCAATTGAAGACGCTTATAAACGTCTATTATTTCCTTCTTTATCTAATGAAGCATTATCTATCGCTAAAGAAAAGGCAGATGAAAATGCCATTTTAGTTTTTACAAAAAACTTAAAACAATTGTTATTAGGAGTTCCTTTGGGAGAAAAAAGAGTGTTGGCAATAGATCCTGGTTTTAGATCGGGTTGCAAAGTGGTTTGTTTAAATGAGCAAGGAGATTTACTGCATAACGAAACTATTTTTCCTCACGCTCCTCAAAATCACTCTTTTGATGCCATTAAAAAAATTAGTTCTTTAGCAGAAGCCTATCAAATTGAAGCGATAGCGATTGGAAATGGAACGGCATCTAGAGAAACAGAAGAATTGATAAAAAAAGTGCATTTTAGAAATAAAATTGACGTTTTTGTAGTGAGCGAAGCAGGAGCTTCTATTTATTCGGCTTCCAAAATTGCTAGAGATGAATTTCCCAATTACGATGTTACAGTTCGTGGAGCAGTTTCTATTGGAAGACGTTTGCAAGATCCTTTGGCAGAATTGGTTAAGATTGATGCAAAATCAATTGGAGTTGGACAATATCAGCATGATGTAGATCAAACGAAATTGAAAAAATCTTTAGATACAGTTGTAGAAAGTTGCGTAAATACAGTAGGTGTTAACATTAATACTGCCAGTGAATCTTTACTGAGCTATGTTTCTGGAATTGGGCCAAAACTAGCAGAAAACATCGTACAATACAGAAACGAAAATGGTGCTTTCAACTCGAGAAATGAAATTAAAAAAGTACCACGTTTAGGCGGAAAAGCTTTTGAACAAGCTGCTGGTTTTTTAAGAATTAAAAACGGTAAAAATCCTTTAGACGATTCTGGTGTGCATCCTGAAAGTTATACTATTGTTGATAAAATGGCAAAAGATTTAAAGAGTAAAGTTGATGATTTGATAGGAAACAAAGAAATCTTTCAGAAAATTAATTTACAAAATTATATTTCAGAAAATGCTGGTTTACCTACTCTAAAAGATATTATTAAAGAATTAGAAAAACCAGGAGTGGATCCAAGACAAAAAGCCAAAGTCTTTGCTTTTGATGCAAACATTAAAACAATAAATGATTTAAAAACAGGACAATTACTACCTGGAATTGTAAACAACATTACCAATTTTGGTTGTTTTGTGGATATTGGTATTAAAGAAAGTGGTTTAATTCACGTGTCTAATTTATCAGATACTTTTGTAAAAGACGTCAATACCATTGTGTCTTTACAACAGCAAATTATAGTAAAAGTTTTAGAGGTTGATGTGCTTAGAAAACGAATTCAATTGGCTTTGGTAAAGTAA
- a CDS encoding SixA phosphatase family protein yields MKKFVFLFAFVFYLLASCTSQETTTYYLIRHSEKDRSDTTNRNPNLNKNGQQRAKKWAAYFKDIHLDAVYSTNYNRTMQTATPTAESKNLEIKNYDPRDMFNTAFKKETKGKTVLVVGHSNTTPAFVNKILGEKKYEDLDDNNNATLFTVIIKGNKKTSKIEEIE; encoded by the coding sequence ATGAAAAAATTTGTATTTCTTTTTGCATTCGTTTTTTACCTATTGGCTTCTTGCACTTCACAAGAAACTACCACGTATTATTTAATTCGTCACTCAGAAAAAGATAGATCCGATACAACAAACAGAAATCCGAATTTAAATAAAAATGGGCAACAAAGAGCTAAAAAATGGGCTGCTTATTTTAAAGATATTCATTTAGATGCTGTATATTCTACAAATTACAATAGAACCATGCAAACAGCTACCCCAACAGCAGAAAGCAAAAATTTAGAAATTAAAAACTACGACCCAAGAGACATGTTTAATACAGCGTTTAAAAAAGAAACCAAAGGAAAAACAGTTTTAGTCGTTGGCCATAGCAACACAACTCCTGCTTTTGTAAATAAAATTTTAGGTGAAAAAAAGTATGAAGATTTAGATGATAATAACAATGCAACACTATTTACAGTAATTATAAAAGGCAATAAAAAAACGAGTAAAATAGAAGAGATAGAATAA
- a CDS encoding helix-turn-helix domain-containing protein, with product MKITPIRNEKDYQNALNRLEEIFDAKKGTEQGDELEILSILIDRYENENFAIGMPDPIEAIKFRMEQMGMKQKDLAEVVGFKSRVSEILSKKRKLTLGMIRKLNATLHIPTEVLVQDY from the coding sequence ATGAAAATAACACCCATAAGAAACGAAAAAGACTATCAAAACGCTCTAAACAGACTTGAAGAGATTTTTGATGCAAAAAAAGGAACTGAACAAGGAGACGAATTAGAAATTCTTTCAATCTTAATTGACAGATATGAAAATGAGAACTTTGCTATTGGAATGCCAGACCCAATTGAGGCAATTAAATTTCGAATGGAACAAATGGGAATGAAACAAAAAGATTTAGCCGAAGTTGTTGGATTTAAAAGTAGAGTTAGTGAAATTTTAAGCAAAAAGCGCAAACTAACTTTAGGAATGATTAGAAAACTGAATGCAACACTTCATATTCCTACTGAAGTTTTAGTTCAAGATTACTAA
- a CDS encoding DNA gyrase/topoisomerase IV subunit A yields MSEEINENEHEEELTNENENLDSPQEETITKVTGMYKEWFLDYASYVILERAVPSLEDGLKPVQRRIMHSMKDLDDGRYNKVANIVGHTMQYHPHGDASIADAMVQIGQKELLIDMQGNWGNILTGDRAAASRYIEARLSKFALDVVFNPKTTNWKMSYDGRRKEPIDLPVKFPLLLAQGAEGIAVGLSTKILPHNFIELIDASIKYLKGRSFKIFPDFLTGGIADFTNYKDGKRGGKVRIRAKISQLDKKTLVINEIPFGTTTSSLIDSIIKANEKGKIKIKKIEDNTAAEVEILVHLPPNVSPDKSIDALYAFTNCETSVSPLCCTIENNKPVFLGVSELLKHSTDLTVKLLKKELEIQLNELEEQWHFSSLERIFIEKRIYRDIEEEETWEGVIEAIDKGLKPHIKHLKRAITVEDITRLTEIRIKKISKFDIDKAKQFIEALEDKIATVKGHLDNLIAFAIDYFKRLKETYGKGKERKTEIRIFDDIVASKVAMNNAKLYVNRAEGFIGTSLKRDEFVCDCSDIDDIIVFRKDGKMMVTKIDSKTFVGKDIIHVAVFKKKDKRTVYNYMYRDGTKGPSYMKRFNVTSVTRDKEYDLTNGNKGSKVLYFSANPNGEAEVVTINLRSIGSVKKLKWDIDFADLAVKGRGVRGNRITKYTIKSVDFKSEGVSTLKPRKIWFDDAVQRLNVDGRGELLGEFKAEDKLLIVTQSGKAKAVKPDLAMHFEDDMIVLEKWKPNKPISAIYYDGEKERYYVKRFLIEIPEKEEEFISDHPKSQLEIVATDYRPVAEVQFSKRSLDNEEVNFEEFIAIKGIKALGNQLTTEKIKQVNLLESLPFEEENKEATSEEIEVVDKEIIEDKLPIDVPVVEKPVLEDADKEEKKQALLKKAIQKKKDNSDDSQQKLF; encoded by the coding sequence ATGAGTGAAGAAATAAACGAAAACGAACACGAAGAAGAGCTAACGAATGAAAATGAAAATTTAGATTCGCCTCAAGAAGAAACCATTACCAAGGTTACAGGCATGTACAAAGAGTGGTTTTTAGATTATGCGAGTTATGTAATTTTAGAAAGAGCAGTGCCTTCTTTAGAAGATGGCTTAAAACCTGTACAGCGTAGAATTATGCATTCTATGAAAGATTTAGACGATGGTCGTTACAATAAAGTAGCGAATATTGTGGGGCATACCATGCAATATCATCCTCATGGAGACGCTTCGATTGCAGATGCTATGGTGCAAATTGGCCAAAAAGAATTGCTAATTGATATGCAAGGAAACTGGGGAAATATTCTCACAGGAGATAGGGCTGCCGCTTCAAGATATATAGAGGCTCGTTTGTCTAAATTTGCATTAGATGTTGTTTTTAATCCGAAAACTACCAATTGGAAAATGTCTTACGACGGAAGGCGAAAAGAACCCATTGATTTGCCCGTAAAATTTCCATTATTGCTAGCACAAGGAGCAGAAGGAATTGCAGTTGGGTTATCGACCAAAATATTACCCCATAATTTTATTGAGTTGATAGATGCATCCATTAAATATTTAAAAGGAAGAAGTTTTAAAATTTTTCCTGACTTTTTAACAGGTGGAATTGCCGATTTTACCAATTATAAAGATGGAAAACGCGGAGGAAAAGTAAGAATACGCGCAAAAATTTCTCAACTAGATAAAAAAACGTTGGTAATTAATGAAATTCCTTTCGGAACCACAACTTCGTCGCTAATTGATAGCATTATTAAAGCCAATGAAAAAGGAAAAATAAAAATTAAAAAAATTGAAGACAATACTGCAGCAGAAGTAGAAATTTTAGTGCACTTACCACCCAATGTTTCGCCAGATAAAAGCATAGATGCCTTGTATGCATTTACCAATTGCGAAACATCTGTATCTCCTTTATGTTGTACGATCGAGAATAATAAACCCGTTTTTTTAGGAGTTTCTGAATTGTTGAAACACTCTACAGATTTAACAGTTAAATTGCTAAAAAAAGAGTTAGAAATTCAGTTAAATGAATTGGAAGAGCAGTGGCATTTTTCGTCTTTAGAAAGAATTTTTATTGAAAAAAGAATTTATAGAGATATCGAAGAAGAAGAAACTTGGGAAGGCGTAATTGAGGCGATTGATAAAGGATTAAAACCACATATTAAACATTTAAAACGCGCCATTACTGTTGAAGATATTACACGTTTAACAGAAATAAGAATTAAAAAAATATCGAAATTCGATATTGATAAAGCCAAGCAATTTATTGAAGCTTTAGAAGATAAAATCGCTACTGTAAAAGGGCATTTAGACAATTTAATAGCCTTTGCAATCGACTATTTTAAACGTTTAAAAGAAACATATGGAAAAGGTAAAGAGCGTAAAACAGAAATTCGAATTTTTGATGACATTGTAGCCTCTAAAGTGGCCATGAACAATGCAAAATTGTATGTAAATAGGGCAGAAGGCTTTATTGGAACTTCTCTAAAAAGAGACGAGTTTGTTTGCGATTGTTCGGATATTGATGATATTATTGTCTTTAGAAAAGATGGTAAAATGATGGTTACCAAAATAGACTCTAAAACTTTTGTTGGCAAAGACATTATTCACGTAGCTGTTTTTAAGAAAAAAGACAAAAGAACAGTTTACAATTATATGTATAGAGATGGCACAAAAGGGCCTTCTTACATGAAACGTTTTAATGTAACTTCTGTAACGCGTGATAAAGAGTACGATTTAACAAACGGAAATAAAGGCTCTAAAGTTTTGTACTTTTCTGCAAACCCCAATGGAGAAGCAGAAGTTGTAACCATTAATTTACGTTCTATTGGAAGCGTTAAAAAACTAAAATGGGATATCGATTTTGCAGATTTAGCCGTAAAAGGAAGGGGAGTTCGTGGCAATCGAATTACAAAATATACCATTAAATCTGTCGATTTTAAATCGGAAGGAGTCTCTACTTTAAAACCGCGTAAAATTTGGTTCGATGATGCTGTACAACGTTTAAATGTAGATGGTAGAGGCGAATTATTAGGTGAATTTAAAGCAGAAGACAAACTTTTAATCGTCACACAAAGCGGAAAAGCAAAAGCAGTAAAGCCAGATTTGGCAATGCATTTTGAAGATGATATGATTGTCTTAGAAAAATGGAAACCTAACAAACCCATCTCAGCCATTTATTACGATGGCGAAAAGGAACGCTATTACGTAAAACGTTTTTTAATTGAAATTCCAGAAAAAGAAGAAGAGTTTATTTCAGATCACCCTAAAAGCCAATTAGAAATTGTAGCTACAGACTATAGGCCAGTTGCAGAAGTACAATTTTCTAAAAGAAGTTTGGATAATGAAGAAGTAAATTTTGAAGAATTTATTGCCATTAAAGGAATAAAAGCGTTAGGAAATCAATTAACTACAGAAAAAATTAAACAAGTTAATTTATTAGAATCTTTGCCTTTTGAAGAAGAAAACAAAGAAGCAACTTCCGAAGAAATAGAAGTGGTTGATAAAGAGATAATCGAAGATAAATTACCCATTGATGTTCCTGTTGTAGAAAAACCTGTTTTAGAGGATGCAGATAAAGAAGAGAAAAAACAAGCGTTGTTAAAGAAAGCCATTCAAAAGAAAAAAGATAATTCTGATGATTCGCAACAAAAGTTATTTTAG
- a CDS encoding GNAT family N-acetyltransferase has product MKIRRSAFKDVPKIMEIIDDAKALLKSMNIDQWQNGYPNKEQVENDISNKESYVILNENDTIVATTMFTTRKEPTYKKVIDGNWIQDESEPYGIIHRLAMSKDHRGKGISKFVFEQLHEQLKEKNIRSLKIDTHEDNKTMQALIKKMGYEYCGIIYTSYGAKRLAFEKVIS; this is encoded by the coding sequence ATGAAAATTAGACGTTCTGCTTTTAAAGATGTTCCAAAAATTATGGAAATTATCGACGATGCAAAAGCATTGTTAAAATCAATGAATATAGATCAATGGCAAAATGGATACCCAAATAAAGAACAAGTTGAAAACGACATTAGCAATAAAGAAAGCTATGTTATTTTAAATGAAAATGACACTATTGTGGCTACAACTATGTTTACCACAAGAAAAGAACCTACTTATAAAAAAGTAATTGATGGTAATTGGATACAAGATGAATCTGAACCTTATGGAATAATTCATAGATTAGCGATGAGTAAAGATCATAGAGGAAAAGGCATTTCAAAATTTGTTTTTGAGCAATTGCATGAACAGTTAAAAGAAAAAAATATTAGAAGTTTAAAAATTGATACGCATGAAGATAACAAAACCATGCAAGCTTTAATTAAAAAAATGGGGTATGAATATTGTGGTATTATTTATACTAGTTATGGCGCAAAACGTTTGGCTTTTGAAAAAGTGATTTCTTAA